Sequence from the Clostridiisalibacter paucivorans DSM 22131 genome:
ATGGTTACACTTCATAAGATGTTGTTCCATTTCTTCTAAAATACCTTTAGGTAATAGTTTTTCTTTGTAAAGAAACCAGTCCATATTATCATAGTGTTTCATCTAATGCATCCCTCCATTTCTCTTTAAATAGATTTTTTGCCCTATACAACCTTGAAGCCACAGTTTTTATAGGGGTACTTTCTTCTTTAGAGATATCTTCATAACTTTTTCCCTCTATGTAGAATTTGATGATGGTGTCACTGTATATACTAGGTAAACTATTACAAATTTCATAAAATAATTTTTTCTTTTCTTTTATAAAAAATTTGCTTTCAGTAGATTCCACAGTAGAATTCTTTTCTAATAGATCTAAATTCGCTGAATCGTCAATAGATGATATGTATTTAATTTTTGATGTTTTTTTATAATCTAAAGCCTTATGTGTAGCAATCTTACCAATCCATCCTTTGAAGTTTTCAAATCTGTATCTATGGAGGGAACGGTAAGCTTGTAAAAAGACCTCTTGAGATACATTTTCAGCTTCAGCATTATCTGTTATAAAGTTTAATATTATGGCAAAAATATAAGCTTTATATCTATCGACGATATATTTAAAAGCATCCTTATCACCATTTAGTATTTTCTTTACTAATTCATTATCACTTACCATAATGTCCCTCCTTCCCTGCATAAATTAGTAAATGTAATATCTTATATTAGTTAGTATAGTCTATATTAAATTGTCTTTCACTAATAATGACGAACAA
This genomic interval carries:
- a CDS encoding RNA polymerase sigma factor, with the translated sequence MVSDNELVKKILNGDKDAFKYIVDRYKAYIFAIILNFITDNAEAENVSQEVFLQAYRSLHRYRFENFKGWIGKIATHKALDYKKTSKIKYISSIDDSANLDLLEKNSTVESTESKFFIKEKKKLFYEICNSLPSIYSDTIIKFYIEGKSYEDISKEESTPIKTVASRLYRAKNLFKEKWRDALDETL